A window of the Polaribacter sp. HaHaR_3_91 genome harbors these coding sequences:
- the blaOXA gene encoding class D beta-lactamase: MKIKILNIILIVSILVSCNEKAKTKEILKPEFQSIIDSSNVDGSILIYNLHKDLFYSNNFDWAKTGRLPASTFKIPNSIIALETKVVENDSTLFKWNGEKRAYKIWEQDLILRNAFQYSCVPCYQEIANKIGEKRMNKYLKKLQFGDMNVTSKNLDIFWLEGKSRINQFQQIDFLKRFVNSELKISKRTEEILKRISFIEENERYKLYGKTGLSVRNGNHNGWFVGYRKSKNNTYFFAINIEPNENTNKELFPKLRKEITLKALEFMK, from the coding sequence ATGAAAATAAAAATATTAAATATTATTTTAATAGTAAGTATTTTAGTTTCTTGTAATGAAAAAGCTAAAACAAAAGAAATACTTAAACCTGAATTTCAATCAATTATTGATTCAAGTAATGTAGATGGATCTATTCTAATTTATAATCTACATAAAGATTTATTTTATTCTAATAACTTTGATTGGGCTAAAACGGGACGATTACCCGCATCTACATTTAAAATTCCGAATTCTATAATTGCTTTAGAAACTAAAGTTGTAGAAAATGATAGTACATTATTCAAATGGAATGGAGAAAAAAGAGCTTATAAAATCTGGGAACAAGATTTAATATTAAGAAATGCTTTTCAATATTCTTGTGTTCCGTGTTATCAAGAAATTGCTAATAAAATTGGAGAAAAAAGAATGAATAAATATCTTAAAAAATTACAATTTGGAGATATGAATGTTACCTCTAAAAATTTAGATATCTTTTGGTTAGAAGGAAAATCAAGAATTAATCAATTTCAACAAATAGATTTTTTAAAACGTTTTGTTAATTCAGAATTGAAAATTTCTAAAAGAACTGAAGAAATCCTAAAAAGAATATCTTTTATTGAAGAAAACGAAAGATATAAATTATATGGAAAAACAGGTTTATCAGTTAGAAATGGAAATCATAATGGTTGGTTTGTAGGGTATCGTAAATCGAAAAATAACACGTATTTTTTTGCTATTAATATTGAACCTAATGAAAATACGAATAAAGAATTATTTCCAAAATTAAGAAAAGAAATCACTCTTAAAGCTTTAGAATTTATGAAATAA
- a CDS encoding NAD(P)H-dependent oxidoreductase yields the protein MFPMWWYGYPAIMKGFIDRVFLPGITYQPIEGKSLPEKLLKGKSARLIITADTPKWYDFLIMKSPAINQFKNGTLKFCGVNPVRTTYIASIKKSSSNFRTSWLKKVTFLGERLK from the coding sequence ATATTTCCTATGTGGTGGTATGGTTACCCAGCTATAATGAAAGGATTTATTGATAGAGTCTTTTTACCAGGAATTACATATCAACCAATTGAAGGGAAATCATTACCTGAAAAACTTTTGAAAGGAAAATCTGCAAGATTAATAATTACGGCAGATACCCCAAAATGGTATGATTTCCTGATTATGAAAAGTCCAGCTATTAACCAATTCAAAAATGGAACATTAAAATTTTGCGGAGTAAACCCTGTAAGAACAACTTATATTGCTTCAATAAAAAAATCCTCTTCAAACTTTAGAACAAGTTGGTTGAAAAAAGTGACATTTTTAGGAGAGAGGTTGAAATAA
- a CDS encoding sensor histidine kinase, translating into MPYILSYGQEQDLNRVIAHFWVPIAFYAVIFYINYFVLIDKYLFSNKTVQFILINIVIIAFSLILKELLEDLFFAESLKKTANKDENGPPIKMFLYVQMLSYMAPLLFSIAIKTTKRWIQTEAERKEALNVKLKSELQHLHYQLQPHFFFNSLNNIYAMVDISPDQAKTSIHSLSKLMRYMLYETNEETISLSKEIDFMKKYIDLMKLRVSDKTVVNYNFPPEETGIKIAPLLFISLIENAFKHGVSASKPSTIDINISTLEKTVLFTIENDDFPKKSDDKSGSGIGLVNIKKRLELLYPNKNSFNTTVKDNRFMAKLEIETN; encoded by the coding sequence ATGCCTTACATATTATCTTACGGACAAGAGCAAGATTTAAATAGAGTTATTGCTCATTTTTGGGTACCCATAGCGTTTTACGCTGTTATTTTCTATATTAATTATTTTGTATTAATTGACAAATACTTATTTTCTAATAAAACAGTTCAGTTTATTCTTATTAACATAGTAATAATTGCGTTCAGCCTTATTTTAAAAGAATTGCTTGAAGATTTATTTTTTGCTGAAAGTTTAAAGAAAACAGCTAATAAAGACGAAAATGGGCCACCTATAAAAATGTTTTTGTACGTACAAATGCTCTCATATATGGCTCCTTTATTATTTTCAATAGCCATAAAAACCACCAAAAGATGGATACAAACAGAAGCAGAACGTAAAGAAGCGTTGAATGTTAAATTAAAATCAGAATTACAACATTTACATTATCAATTACAACCGCATTTCTTTTTTAACTCGTTAAATAATATTTATGCGATGGTAGATATTTCACCAGATCAAGCCAAAACATCTATTCACAGTTTAAGTAAACTGATGCGCTATATGTTGTATGAAACCAATGAAGAAACTATTTCCTTATCTAAAGAAATAGACTTTATGAAAAAGTACATCGATTTAATGAAATTACGTGTTTCCGACAAAACTGTTGTCAATTATAATTTTCCCCCCGAAGAAACAGGTATAAAGATTGCGCCCTTATTGTTTATTTCGTTAATTGAAAATGCCTTTAAGCATGGTGTTTCCGCGAGTAAACCAAGCACTATTGATATTAATATTAGTACCTTAGAAAAAACGGTTTTGTTTACCATCGAAAATGATGATTTTCCTAAAAAATCTGATGATAAAAGTGGTTCTGGTATTGGACTTGTAAATATTAAAAAACGCTTAGAATTATTATATCCGAATAAAAATAGTTTTAACACCACTGTAAAAGACAATCGTTTTATGGCTAAATTAGAAATTGAAACCAACTAA
- a CDS encoding Crp/Fnr family transcriptional regulator produces the protein MRNYLRTFNLLTEHEIDLLESKVQNIKLKKGDFFIKENRVSKEVAFVVSGLFRSFYYSSSEEEVTYCFTFSNSFVSAYSSFLSQTKTIENIQALTDIELLTISREDILILEKSSTNWLKFFKLITEQEYIKMEKRVLLLQKESAEKKYTDLLINHPEYLQSIPLNFLASYLGITQRHLSRIRKTITN, from the coding sequence ATGAGAAATTACCTACGAACATTTAATTTGCTAACCGAACATGAAATCGACCTCTTAGAAAGTAAGGTTCAGAATATTAAATTAAAAAAAGGTGATTTTTTTATCAAAGAAAATCGAGTCTCTAAAGAAGTCGCATTTGTCGTTTCTGGATTGTTTAGGTCATTCTATTATTCTTCTTCTGAAGAGGAAGTTACCTATTGTTTTACCTTTTCAAATTCATTTGTTAGCGCCTACTCTTCTTTTTTATCTCAAACCAAAACTATTGAAAATATTCAAGCCCTCACAGATATAGAACTACTAACGATATCTAGAGAAGATATTTTAATATTGGAGAAATCAAGTACAAATTGGTTGAAATTTTTCAAATTAATTACTGAACAAGAATACATTAAAATGGAAAAGAGAGTTTTGTTGTTGCAAAAAGAATCAGCTGAAAAAAAATATACAGATTTACTTATAAATCACCCAGAATATTTACAATCCATTCCTTTAAATTTTCTGGCTTCATATCTAGGTATCACCCAAAGACATTTAAGTAGAATAAGAAAAACAATTACGAATTAG